Genomic DNA from Erythrobacter aureus:
TCTCGGAATTCAGTTCATTCTGTGGGCTGTCAGCGGAGCCATGATGGCAACCATCGACATGGAGGCGATGAAAGCGCGTCCTGATGTCTCTCCAAATCAAATCCCCGCCGGTGATTTTGTCGATCCGGCAGAAATCGCTGATGAGCAGGTTACGGGGTTCGCGGTCCGTAGCATTGGCGACAGACCGATCTACGAAGTCTCCTACGATGATGGAATCCGCCTTTTCGATGCTCGCACGGGCAATGCGATAACGGTCGATCCGGCTTTCGTTCGCGCGCGCGCCGAGGAGATCGCTCCTGCGCGGATCAAGTCTATTACACGGATGGATCGCCCGAACCTTGAGGCACGGGACTATGAGGGGGCCGTGTGGCGTGTCGATTTCGCGGATGCCGAAAATTCCTCCGCATATTTCTCGGCGGCCTCGGGTGAGCTTCTGACGATGCGCGGGGATACCTGGCGTTTGTGGGATTTCTTCTGGATGCTCCACAATATGGATTACCTGGATCGCTCCAGTTTCAATCATCCCCTGATCATAATAGTGGCGTTTGGAACGCTGTTTCTCTCGGGAACCGGATTTTACCTGCTCTTCAAATCTTTCACCAAACGCGATTTTTCCTGGATTGTCCGCAGGAAACCGCCGTCGAAACGCGTATTGGCCAGTGATGATTAGAGGCCGCCCGTATACCGCATAGGCACGAATCTAAGCGCCCATTAACGCCGTCGGGCGAAAATACGCTTGTACACGCCGAGACAGGCCGAGAAGAGGCACAGGGCGTTGCATTTTGTGCAAGGCGACCTTTCCATCACTGCGATGGAATTCCTCGCCCTATTCGACGAACTATCGAGGCGTCAGGGGGAAGCCCTTCTGACACCTCTCCCAAGCCTTTCCGCTGGAGGCGTCACGGCGTCTCCAGCAATTTTTCGGGCAGTGTCGTCCCACCGTCCTTGCGCGTTTCTTCGGCGATCCACGCGCCGAAGCGTTGGACCGCGCGCGAATTGCCCGACACGGGCTTTGCTGCGATCGCATAGCTGAAGGGTGTGCGGACGTACTCGCCAAACGGCCTGACCAGTCCCGACGCGTTTCCATAGAAGTTGATCATATCCTCGAGCACGAGCGCCAGTCCAAGGCCGCTTTGGGCGGCTGCGACAAGCAGTGGCCCGTCATCGAACCTGTCGATGGTGAGATCGAAGTCCGCAGGCAACCCGACAGCAGCCATCCAGCTATCCAGTATGCGCGGCAGTTGGCGATGCACCAGCAGCGGTGTCCTTTTCAGCGTCTGTCTCAGCCCATCCAGAGGGTTCACCGTGCCTTCCTGAGCAACGATGAACGCACCCTGTGGGCGCAAGGGCTGGAACGACACTTTCTCCGCGCCCTCTTCGGCAAAGAATATGATCATATCGAGGCTGTCTCCGAGCTTTTCTACCGGAGAACCGGACGTATCCAGCCGGAGTTCTATGTCGGTGTTGGCTTTCCGGAAAAAGTCGAGACGCGGTATCAGCCATGCCGTGGCGAAGGATGTCGGAACGCCGACGACCAGCTCCATTTTTCGTGGTCCCTCGTGCCGCTCGAATACCGACATCATTTGATCGAAGGGCTGTTCGATCTCGGCCACCAGGCGCTTACCCTCCTGGTTGAGCCGATATTCATTCCCCGTGCGGGTGAAGAGGGCGGTGCCAACGTGCCGTTCCAGCTTTTGAACGCGCCGGCTGAGGGCCGAAACGGATAAATTCAGCTCGTCCGAAGCCTTGCGCAGCGAACCGAAGCGCGCCGCCGTGAGAAAGGCTTCCAGAGAACCGGTTGGAGGGAGTCTGCGAATTGTAAATTCCTCGAAACCTCGCGCTACTATGGACTGAATTGCTGCACTGCACAAATGACGATTTCTCGCCTAGTGGCGGCGCTGCGCTCATAAGATAAAAAATATCAGAGGCTTACCCCGTTGCGACGATTGCAATGATACCTTGATGTCTTTGCGATGGCATGCCCGGATGCTTGGTTCATACTGCATCGCAGCAACAGCGGAGGTTAGCATGCGGTTTTCCAAGAGACATCTTGTCCTCTTCTCGGTACTGTCTTCGGCACCGCAAGTCGCCCATGCCGGGCAAGTCGCCCATGCCGGGGAGGTCGTCGAATTCGCGCTGACGAAGAATGAATTGTCGACGTCCGAAAACCGGGAAGCCTTGCTCGACCGGATGACCAAATTCTCTATCGAACGGTGCAAGGACGGCTCCGGCTTCGCCGGTAAACCCGCAGTCAGGAAGTGTGCCGAAGATCTTAGGACTCAATTCGTGAAAGAGATCGATCATGAGGCTCTCACTCTGCTTGTGGAAATGAGGGCGCGCGATAGATTTCGCTCGGCACGCCGGTAACGGCAGCACGAAAGAGCCCCGTCTTCGGATGCGAGAAGCGAGGCCAAGGCCAATTCACGCGGGCTTATGCCTTCGATCTTGTGCGCAACGGGCCGACGGCGGAAGTGTTTGAGCTTGTTGACGAAGCACTCGGCCAGGTTGCGCTGGCGATAGCGTGCAGGGTCGAGCATGCGTTGCTCCTTGCGGTGGTCTGGTGTGCGACTTCAGGTGTCTCCGATTGAAAGCCGATTTCCCGCACGTGATGCGGTGGACAGCTCTCGAACCGCTTGCGGAATGAGGCGCAGGGGAACTTACCGCTCCTCTTCAGTCAGCAAGCTATAATTCGTGGCTGTCGATGCGCAGCTTGGTGATCGCACGCATCGCTTCGCCCCTTGCTTCGGTTTCGCTTAGGAATGCATGGTGGACCATCCGTTCGCCCAGCAGCAGGTCGGTCAGATCGATTTCGCCGAGTTCATAGCCCTTCCGCAGTTTGCGTAACGCGGCAATCTGCGCTTCGACTGCTTCGCGTGAACGCCGCCAAGCCGCTGTCCGATACCGCGCCTCGACAAGGTCTGCATCGGCGGTTTCTTCGACATTGTAACGTGCCAGACCTTCTTGCGCTCGCGCGGCTGAGGCAAGGGCCGCCGCCTCGCCTGCCAGTGCCCTGCGATGACCTCCGCCGAGCGGAATGGAGAAAACAAGCCCGGCGCCGGTTTCCGCGCCGCCGGATTCGGAAAACACTCTCACACCGACCGAAGGGTCGGCGAGCCGATCCTTGTCCATGCGATCGGCGATAGAGGCCCTCCGTTTTGCCTCGGCCCGGGCAGCACCGATCTCGTGGCTGTTAAGGACGACCAGATCGCGCAACTGGGAGAGGCGCGTATCCGAGATTTCGGGAGAAGGCAGATCGGGCGCTTCGATCGGAAGCGGAAGGCCCGGAAAATGCGCCTCCAGGCGAGCACGTGCCAAAGCTGTGCCGCCCTCCGAGCGGTCCAGTGCCACCCGAGCCTCTGCGAGCGCGGCGCGCGCCAGATCGACATCCAGTCGAGCCGCATCGCGCAAGTGCATCCGCCGGGTTATGGCGGCAAGCGACTTCTCGTAATTCGCCACTGCCGTGCGATCGACTTTCGCCCGCGCGGATGCGGACAGCCAATCGAACCATTGTTCGGAAAGAAGCAGCGCGGCCTGGTGGCGAGCATCCTCCGCGAGGTTGCTGGCGGCCGCGATGCCATGTTGGCCGATTTGGCGATCGAGCCGTGCCTTTCCCGGCAATCGAAATGCGCGCGTCACTTGAGCATCGTATTCATCGAACTCG
This window encodes:
- a CDS encoding LysR substrate-binding domain-containing protein; the encoded protein is MAEIEQPFDQMMSVFERHEGPRKMELVVGVPTSFATAWLIPRLDFFRKANTDIELRLDTSGSPVEKLGDSLDMIIFFAEEGAEKVSFQPLRPQGAFIVAQEGTVNPLDGLRQTLKRTPLLVHRQLPRILDSWMAAVGLPADFDLTIDRFDDGPLLVAAAQSGLGLALVLEDMINFYGNASGLVRPFGEYVRTPFSYAIAAKPVSGNSRAVQRFGAWIAEETRKDGGTTLPEKLLETP
- a CDS encoding PepSY domain-containing protein is translated as MAAGLGLPETSEKEEALMKKIRFSPLFFRRVHKWVGLILGIQFILWAVSGAMMATIDMEAMKARPDVSPNQIPAGDFVDPAEIADEQVTGFAVRSIGDRPIYEVSYDDGIRLFDARTGNAITVDPAFVRARAEEIAPARIKSITRMDRPNLEARDYEGAVWRVDFADAENSSAYFSAASGELLTMRGDTWRLWDFFWMLHNMDYLDRSSFNHPLIIIVAFGTLFLSGTGFYLLFKSFTKRDFSWIVRRKPPSKRVLASDD
- a CDS encoding TolC family protein, whose amino-acid sequence is MRPITTMAATFLLVSPLAAETGLPDEATVQQVLDDHPSVVAARARLEAARSRAAGLRRGPHEVTLSGSYTRRSVDIGGEFDEYDAQVTRAFRLPGKARLDRQIGQHGIAAASNLAEDARHQAALLLSEQWFDWLSASARAKVDRTAVANYEKSLAAITRRMHLRDAARLDVDLARAALAEARVALDRSEGGTALARARLEAHFPGLPLPIEAPDLPSPEISDTRLSQLRDLVVLNSHEIGAARAEAKRRASIADRMDKDRLADPSVGVRVFSESGGAETGAGLVFSIPLGGGHRRALAGEAAALASAARAQEGLARYNVEETADADLVEARYRTAAWRRSREAVEAQIAALRKLRKGYELGEIDLTDLLLGERMVHHAFLSETEARGEAMRAITKLRIDSHEL